Proteins found in one Macaca nemestrina isolate mMacNem1 chromosome 4, mMacNem.hap1, whole genome shotgun sequence genomic segment:
- the LOC105475314 gene encoding tRNA-dihydrouridine(20a/20b) synthase [NAD(P)+]-like: MKSDCMQTTICQERRKDPIEMFHSGQLVKVCAPMVRYSKLAFRTLVRKYSCDLCYTPMIVAADFVKSIKARDSEFTTNQGDCPLIVQFAANDARLLSDAARIVCPYANGIDINCGCPQRWAMAEGYGACLINKPELVRDMVKQVRNQVETPGFSVSIKIRIHDDLKRTVDLCRKAEATGVSWITVHGRTAEERHQPVHYDSIKIIKENMSIPVIANGDIRSLKEAENVWQITGTDGVMVARGLLANPAMFAGYEETPLKCIWDWVDIALELGTPYMCFHQHLMYMMEKITSRQEKRVFNALSSTSAIIDYLTDHYGI, from the exons ATGAAGAGTGACTGCATGCAGACCACAATAtgtcaagaaagaagaaaagatccCATAGAAATGTTTCATTCTGGACAGCTGGTAAAAGTCTGTGCCCCAATGGTTCGATATTCAAA GTTGGCTTTTAGGACACTAGTAAGAAAATACAGTTGTGATCTGTGTTATACACCAATGATAGTTGCCGCTGATTTTGTCAAATCTATAAAAGCCAGAGACAGTGAATTTACCACAAACCAAG GTGATTGCCCATTGATTGTTCAGTTTGCTGCTAACGATGCAAGACTTTTATCTGATGCTGCTCGTATAGTCTGTCCTTATGCGAATGGAATAGACATTAACTGTGGTTGCCCTCAGAG GTGGGCAATGGCAGAAGGTTATGGGGCTTGCTTAATAAACAAGCCAGAGCTTGTTCGAGATATGGTGAAACAAGTAAGAAATCAAGTGGAAACCCCTGGATTTTCAGTTTCTATTAAAATAAG GATCCATGATGACCTTAAAAGAACGGTAGATCTTTGTCGAAAGGCTGAAGCAACAGGAGTTTCATGGATTACAGTCCATGGAAGAACTGCTGAAGAAAGACATCAGCCAGTGCACTACGATTCCATTAAAATAATTAAGGAAAATATGTCTATACCTGTGATTGCTAATGGAGACATCAGAAGCTTAAAGGAAGCAGAAAATGTGTGGCAGATTACTGGGACAGATG GTGTGATGGTTGCAAGAGGACTCTTAGCAAACCCGGCCATGTTTGCTGGATATGAGGAAACCCCACTGAAATGCATCTGGGACTGGGTTGATATTGCTCTTGAACTCGGGACTCCTTACATGTGTTTCCATCAACATTTAATGTACATGATGGAAAAGATAACTTCAAGGCAGGAAAAAAGGGTATTTAATGCTCTGTCAAGCACGTCAGCAATCATAGATTACCTTACAGACCATTATGGCATTTGA